A window of Falco cherrug isolate bFalChe1 chromosome 11, bFalChe1.pri, whole genome shotgun sequence genomic DNA:
GTTTTTGATCCATGATGGTATGTTCTTGGCGGCAGTTCAGGCATGTGAGATGCTCTGCTCTCCCACCTGACTTCTTTTTGAGTGATGGGCTTTGTACCCCTCTCTGTGGGGTTGGTATGGGAGAGCTTCATCCTTGCCCCTGGAAAAGGGTATGCTGGGATGGagccctcctctgccccagccttcTGGGTGCTGAAGGCTGACACTatcagctgttccagctgtgcctgcagaaCTTGTCCAGCTATTGCAGCAGTCCCACTTCTCCTACGACCAGCCAGGTGCCTGACTTCCAGGTTTCTGATACACTTGGACTTGTTGATTTCACTAAGGAAGTATTTCTAAACTGTGGATTTCTGTTTTACTTGCTCATTTAAATATTATCATTTATAGCTACAATGATTGCTTTCCTGTCCCTCTTTTTGTTTGGAAATCTATACAACTTTGTGGTATGTTTCATGCAGATCTACCTTTATTGTTACAGCTTTCCAGCTAACTTCATGGCACCTCTTTCCTCTCATTTCATTGTGTTTTTAATACCGCTGGTAACTTAGTATTGGGTTAAGCTGTTGAAATGAGACTTGTTTGTTATCACAGACTCACTATTGTCCTGTGCTGCATGAGCTCTTGTGTGTTATTTCAGGCTATGTCAAAAATAGCCTGTTGCTTCTTGTGTGTTCTTTGGCTGTTCCAAGAAGTGATCGCTTGCAAATGCTGAGAGATGATTTAACAGAACTGtgtgctgttttgcttttggccACTTAAAATATAGGACACTCTTTTTACCTCCATTATCTATTTTTGCAGGctaaactttattttaaaaactcagataacccaaaattaaaaaatattgtggTTGCAGGaccttttgatatttttttaaaatattttctgtgtgtaaCTTGGTAAAATGCTCTTCTGTTCAAATAAATATGTGCCTTATGATTGCTCGAGAGTTTCATCATGGTATTCATACACTTTTATTATACTTGACTAGtacaaatataaacaaagaaTATTTGATTTGTGAAAGAGTTTTATGTGTACTTCTCATTGTACACTGTAGAAATATTTGCAGTCAACAGTAATGGAGATCTTGGGGTTTGCTTTCAAGCCAAGAGAAATTTTGCACATGTTTTCAGGTTATTCACGCAACTTTGACAGCTGCTAAGTTATTAACTAGCTGTGATCATATCCTGACTCTCTCCTATCTCTTGTAACAGCTAATTTGTCTGGCACTTCGGCAAGGATGTTGGTGTTTCGTTTGTTAGTGGTGATCaagcttttcttccagctggaTGCATCTGTTTGTCCCGAGAAGTGCAACTGCTCTTCAAAAAATGCAATTCATTGCTCTGGTCCTCACATAAAAGACCTGGAATCATTAAATCTGCCTTGCAACATGACAGAAATTTACATAATGGACACAAATGTAGCATACTTGCAGGATGAGTTTTCTAGAATGGTGGAACTGCAGCATCTCATCTTGTCTTCGAACAACATCTCTGTGATTTCACCAATGGCTTTTAAAGGCTTGAGAAGGCTAAAAGCCCTCAAGCTGCTAGATAATAAGCTGGTTGAACTTCCCCCAGAAGTGTTCGATGACATGGTGCAGCTTCAGCAGCTGATCATTGAAAATAACAGGTTGAAATCCATCACAGAAAACCTGTTTGACAAACTAGCTGGTTTGGAGGAGCTTTTCTTGAACAAAAACCAACTAAGAGCACTTCCTAGTGGCATGCTGAAGAAACTCGCCAAACTCAAAGTACTGAACTTGTCGAGAAATTATTTGGCAGCACTGCCTCGAAATATATTCAGTGCATTAACCAGGCTTGAGAAGCTGATGCTGTATTTTAACAGGCTGTCTTCAATAGAGTCTGGTATGTTTGACAGCCTGAAGGGGCTGCTGGAACTCTTCCTGCACTCCAATAACATCCAGTCCATCGCCCCTGGTGCGTTTCATTGTCTTGAGAAACTGAGAATCCTAACGCTCTCCAGAAACAAGCTTGAAGTTTTGCCTCCTGGGCTCTTTCTGCACTTACATGATCTGTCTAAATTGACCTTGTACAGGAACCCACTGAAGTCTCTTCCAGAAGTATTGTTTGGGGAGATGAGGCATCTTGGTAGCCTGTGGCTGTATCACACAAAGCTCTCAACAATACCAAATTTTGTGTTCAGTAACTTGACAAATTTAGAGCTTCTTGTGCTGAGTTTTAATCCAGAGCTTAGTGTTCTTCCTAAGAATGTGTTCAGTGGTCTGAACGAACTGCGGGGCCTTTCTCTGCATACAAACAATATTTCCAGTTTGCCAGAGGACATCTTCCTGAGCCTTCAGAAACTGCAGAACATTTCCCTTTTTGATAACAGCCTCGAGGTTCTTCCTAGAAACCTCTTTCACAATCTCAAGCATCTTCAGAAAGTTTACCTGAACAGTACTAAGCTGCAGTCTCTCCCTGGAGACTTCTTCACCGCTTCACCTGAGCTGCAAGAAGTCTGCCTTGATGACAACCCTTGGAAATGTGATTGCCAAATTCTTGGTTTCCGAGACTGGCTCCAAAGGAGCTTGCAGATAGTTAAAAATGTGCCCTCTCTGACATGTCACAGCCCACTGGCACTGCAGAGTGTTTCTGTGGTGGCTCTGACAGCTGATCACCTGAAGTGCCTGCCAGCCACTGCTGGTACGTACCCGGCATTCAGCTCGGCTTACTCCCGGACGTCGACTTCCCTTGTGATGGAGCAT
This region includes:
- the LOC102051158 gene encoding platelet glycoprotein V yields the protein MLVFRLLVVIKLFFQLDASVCPEKCNCSSKNAIHCSGPHIKDLESLNLPCNMTEIYIMDTNVAYLQDEFSRMVELQHLILSSNNISVISPMAFKGLRRLKALKLLDNKLVELPPEVFDDMVQLQQLIIENNRLKSITENLFDKLAGLEELFLNKNQLRALPSGMLKKLAKLKVLNLSRNYLAALPRNIFSALTRLEKLMLYFNRLSSIESGMFDSLKGLLELFLHSNNIQSIAPGAFHCLEKLRILTLSRNKLEVLPPGLFLHLHDLSKLTLYRNPLKSLPEVLFGEMRHLGSLWLYHTKLSTIPNFVFSNLTNLELLVLSFNPELSVLPKNVFSGLNELRGLSLHTNNISSLPEDIFLSLQKLQNISLFDNSLEVLPRNLFHNLKHLQKVYLNSTKLQSLPGDFFTASPELQEVCLDDNPWKCDCQILGFRDWLQRSLQIVKNVPSLTCHSPLALQSVSVVALTADHLKCLPATAGTYPAFSSAYSRTSTSLVMEHLMSSWDTDTSTPTSIPPGVTYSYVKDAAQPTFRFSEVPTQTYPSIVVQTSSVRGTDLTTLAWWEEFSAHRSAKPYFNARVSYCQLFLYLHGLILALQTVTIVLGVYVMGKTRQLLRSRNAPARPVVLIKFLRR